A window from Hemibagrus wyckioides isolate EC202008001 linkage group LG17, SWU_Hwy_1.0, whole genome shotgun sequence encodes these proteins:
- the LOC131368312 gene encoding olfactory receptor 4B13-like, whose amino-acid sequence MENSSREFMLVLHGLNDTWTNKYIYFAFGLTVYIMTLFINLTLVITVILDKTLHEPMYMFICNMFVNGMLGASAFYPKILADLLSKYHVISYIGCLSQVNIICSYIFCEYTCLTVMSYDRYISICKPLEYHSIMTPQKGIKLLIFTWVCSILESTVGVLLTAQLPLCGNVIDKIYCSNWEVVKLSCTDVTLNNVYGYFIILSHTFQAVFIIVSYICIIRASLRSKTQWAKFMQTCLPHLIALINFTIALLFDVMYARYGKNQAMQALRNILGLEFLVVPPLLNPIIYGFKLTQIRQGLLKIYRHRCKALQHR is encoded by the coding sequence ATGGAAAATTCCTCTAGAGAATTTATGCTTGTGCTGCATGGATTGAATGACACATggacaaacaaatatatttattttgcatttggtCTAACTGTCTATATTATGACTCTTTTTATAAATCTGACACTAGTTATTACAGTCATACTTGACAAAACACTTCATGAACctatgtatatgtttatatgcaATATGTTTGTTAATGGAATGCTTGGGGCTTCTGCTTTCTATCCTAAGATCCTTGCTGATCTTTTATCAAAATATCATGTTATCTCATATATAGGGTGCCTCTCACAAGTTAACATAATTTGTTCCTATATTTTCTGTGAATACACATGTTTAACAGTCATGTCTTATGACAGATACATATCCATTTGTAAGCCTTTGGAGTATCATTCCATTATGACACCTCAAAAAGGTATAAAATTATTGATTTTTACTTGGGTCTGCTCCATACTAGAGTCcactgttggggttttgttaaCTGCCCAACTCCCGTTATGTGGTAATGTCATTGATAAGATTTACTGTTCTAACTGGGAAGTTGTTAAACTGTCTTGCACAGATGTGACTTTGAACAatgtgtatggctactttataATACTTTCTCATACATTTCAAGCTGTGTTCATCATTGTGTCATATATTTGCATTATCAGAGCTTCTTTAAGGTCCAAGACACAGTGGGCAAAATTCATGCAGACATGCCTTCCCCATTTAATAGCACTTATAAACTTCACTATAGCCCTGCTCTTTGATGTCATGTATGCCCGTTATGGCAAAAACCAGGCCATGCAAGCTCTGCGCAACATCTTGGGTCTTGAATTTCTTGTTGTCCCTCCTCTCCTAAACCCAATAATATACGGATTTAAACTAACCCAAATAAGACAAGGGCTTCTAAAAATATATCGACATAGATGTAAAGCTTTGCAACATAGATGA
- the LOC131368313 gene encoding olfactory receptor 4E2-like, producing MKNSSGEFMFVLHGLNDTWTNKYIYFAFGLTVYIMTLFINLALVIIVILDKTLHEPMYMFICNMFVNGMLGASVFYPKILADLLSEYHVISYIGCLSQMYIIYSYIFCEYTCLTVMSYDRYISICKPLEYHSIMTPQKGIKLLIFTWVCSILESTVGVLLTAQLPLCGNVIDKIYCSNWEVVKLSCTDVTLNNVYGYFLILSHAFQAVFIIVSYICIIRASLRSKTQWAKFMQTCLPHLIALTNFAIALLFDVMYARYGKNQAMQALRNILGLEFLVVPPLLNPIIYGFKLTQIRQGLLKIYRHRCKALQNR from the coding sequence ATGAAAAATTCCTCTGGAGAGTTCATGTTTGTGCTTCATGGATTGAATGACACATggacaaacaaatatatttattttgcatttggtCTAACTGTCTATATTATGACTCTTTTTATAAATTTGGCACTAGTTATTATAGTCATACTTGACAAAACACTTCATGAACctatgtatatgtttatatgcaATATGTTTGTAAATGGAATGCTTGGGGCTTCTGTTTTCTATCCAAAGATCCTTGCTGACCTTTTATCAGAATATCATGTTATCTCATATATAGGGTGCCTCTCACAAATGTAcataatttattcttatatttTCTGTGAATACACATGTTTAACAGTCATGTCGTATGACAGATACATATCCATTTGTAAGCCTTTGGAGTATCATTCCATTATGACACCTCAAAAAGGTATAAAATTATTGATTTTTACTTGGGTCTGCTCCATACTAGAGTCcactgttggggttttgttaaCTGCCCAACTCCCGTTATGTGGTAATGTCATTGATAAGATTTACTGTTCTAACTGGGAAGTCGTTAAGCTGTCTTGCACAGATGTGACTTTGAACAATGTTTATGGGTACTTTCTAATACTTTCTCATGCATTTCAAGCTGTGTTCATCATTGTGTCATATATTTGCATTATCAGAGCTTCTTTAAGGTCCAAGACACAGTGGGCAAAATTCATGCAGACATGCCTTCCCCATTTAATAGCACTTACAAACTTCGCTATAGCCCTGCTCTTTGATGTCATGTATGCCCGTTATGGCAAAAACCAGGCCATGCAAGCTCTGCGCAATATCTTGGGTCTTGAATTTCTTGTTGTCCCTCCTCTCCTAAACCCAATAATATATGGATTTAAACTAACTCAAATAAGACAAGGGCTTCTAAAAATATACCGCCATAGATGTAAAGCTTTGCAAAATAGATGA
- the LOC131368314 gene encoding olfactory receptor 4B13-like yields MENSSGEFMFVLHGLNDTWTNKYIYFAFGLMVYIMTLFINLTLAITVILDKTLHEPMYMFICNMFVNGILGASAFYPKILADLLSEYHVIPYIGCLSQIYIIYAYILCEYTCLAVMSYDRYISICKPLEYHSIMTPQKGIKLLIFTWVCSLLECTVGILLTAQLPLCGNVIDKIYCFNWEVVKLSCTDVTLNNVYGYFLMFSHTSQAVFIIVSYICIIRASLRSKTQWAKFMQTCLPHLIALINFNIALLFDVINARYSKIQAMQALRNILGIEFLVVPPLLNPIIYGFKLTQIRQALLKIYRHRCKALQHR; encoded by the coding sequence ATGGAAAATTCCTCTGGAGAGTTCATGTTTGTGCTTCATGGATTGAATGACACTTggacaaacaaatatatttattttgcatttggcCTAATGGTCTATATTATGACTCTTTTTATAAATTTGACACTAGCTATTACAGTCATACTTGACAAAACACTTCATGAACctatgtatatgtttatatgcaATATGTTTGTAAATGGAATACTTGGAGCTTCTGCTTTCTATCCAAAGATCCTTGCTGACCTTTTATCAGAATATCATGTTATCCCATATATAGGGTGCCTCTCACAAATCTACATAATTTATGCTTATATTTTATGTGAATACACATGTTTAGCAGTCATGTCGTATGACAGATACATATCCATTTGTAAGCCTTTGGAATATCATTCCATTATGACACCTCAAAAAGGTATAAAATTATTGATTTTTACTTGGGTCTGCTCCCTACTAGAGTGCACTGTTGGGATTTTGTTAACTGCCCAGCTCCCATTATGTGGTAATGTCATTGACAAGATTTACTGTTTTAACTGGGAAGTTGTTAAGCTGTCTTGCACAGATGTGACTTTGAACAATGTGTATGGGTACTTTCTGATGTTTTCCCATACATCTCAAGCTGTGTTCATCATTGTGTCATATATTTGCATTATCAGAGCTTCTTTAAGGTCCAAGACACAGTGGGCAAAATTCATGCAGACATGCCTTCCTCATTTAATAGCACTCATAAACTTCAATATTGCCCTGCTCTTTGATGTCATAAATGCTCGTTATAGCAAAATCCAGGCCATGCAAGCTCTGCGCAACATCTTGGGTATTGAATTTCTTGTTGTGCCTCCTCTCCTAAACCCAATAATATATGGATTTAAACTTACTCAAATTAGACAAGCGCTTCTAAAAATATATCGACATAGATGTAAAGCTTTGCAACATAGGTGA